Proteins co-encoded in one Mycobacterium mantenii genomic window:
- a CDS encoding multicopper oxidase family protein, protein MPVQPTSGIPVGRTQLTRRGFMVAGIAGGLALTACSQSKLKASGSARMAAAIAEAEAARPHSGRTVTAKLTPQAVDVDLGGPVVRTLAFGNSIPGPVIRASIGDEVVVTVSNRLDHPTSVHWHGIALRNDMDGAEPATPDIAAGRDFTYRFSVPNSGTYWAHPHTGLDEDTGLYLPVIVDDPTEGNYDAEWIVVLDDWTDGVGKSPKQLYGELSNPNKPPPGTPETTTSTTPTTTETSPTTTTETTTTETTSASPTTSTSPAAAPAAAGVGTSDLLGGDAGDIAYPYYLVNGRIPASPVTFNAKPGQRIRIRFINTASDTTFRVALAGHAMTVTHTDGYPVVPAQVDALLIGMAERYDVMVTAADGVFPLVAVAEGKNGLARALLSTAAGSAPDPQFQPGELTKRLGTVEMFTATTPVNLGRPDPNLNLPVVLGGNMMQYNWTINGQPYGKTNPLHIQQGRRPTITFDNTTMMYHPIHLHGHTFQVLRADGSPGARKDTVMVLPKQKLVALLVADNPGTWVMHCHNTYHQVAGMMTRLDYVF, encoded by the coding sequence TTGCCCGTGCAGCCCACAAGCGGAATCCCCGTCGGCAGAACCCAGCTCACCAGACGCGGTTTCATGGTCGCCGGTATCGCCGGTGGATTGGCGCTGACGGCGTGCAGTCAATCGAAGCTCAAAGCGTCGGGCAGTGCCCGGATGGCCGCCGCGATCGCCGAAGCCGAGGCGGCCCGGCCGCATAGCGGTCGCACCGTGACCGCCAAGCTGACGCCCCAGGCGGTGGACGTCGACCTGGGTGGACCGGTAGTCCGCACACTCGCCTTCGGCAACAGCATCCCGGGTCCGGTGATCCGCGCCAGCATCGGCGACGAGGTCGTGGTGACGGTGTCGAACCGCCTCGATCACCCGACGTCGGTGCATTGGCACGGCATCGCCCTGCGCAACGACATGGACGGCGCCGAGCCGGCCACACCCGACATCGCAGCCGGCCGCGACTTCACCTATCGGTTCTCCGTGCCGAACTCGGGTACCTACTGGGCACATCCGCACACCGGGCTAGACGAGGACACCGGGCTCTACCTGCCGGTCATCGTCGACGACCCGACCGAGGGCAACTACGACGCCGAATGGATAGTCGTCCTTGATGATTGGACCGATGGCGTCGGGAAGAGCCCAAAGCAGCTCTACGGCGAACTGAGCAACCCGAACAAGCCACCGCCGGGCACGCCCGAAACGACCACGTCGACAACGCCGACTACGACCGAGACATCCCCTACTACGACAACCGAAACGACGACGACCGAAACGACGTCGGCCAGCCCGACAACCTCGACAAGCCCCGCAGCGGCACCTGCAGCGGCAGGTGTCGGCACCAGCGATCTGCTCGGCGGCGACGCCGGAGACATCGCGTACCCGTACTATCTGGTCAACGGCCGAATCCCCGCTTCCCCCGTGACCTTCAACGCCAAGCCCGGACAGCGCATACGGATTCGCTTCATCAACACCGCCTCCGACACCACGTTCCGGGTCGCACTGGCCGGGCATGCGATGACGGTGACTCACACCGATGGGTACCCAGTGGTGCCCGCCCAGGTCGACGCCCTGCTCATCGGCATGGCCGAACGTTACGACGTCATGGTGACCGCCGCGGACGGCGTCTTCCCGCTGGTCGCGGTCGCCGAAGGCAAGAACGGCCTGGCCCGCGCGTTGCTCTCCACGGCCGCGGGCAGCGCGCCCGACCCGCAATTCCAGCCGGGTGAACTCACCAAGCGGTTGGGCACCGTCGAAATGTTCACCGCCACAACGCCGGTGAACCTGGGTCGCCCCGACCCCAACCTCAACCTTCCGGTTGTCCTGGGCGGCAACATGATGCAGTACAACTGGACGATCAATGGACAGCCCTACGGCAAGACCAATCCGCTGCACATCCAGCAGGGCCGGCGCCCCACCATCACGTTTGACAACACAACGATGATGTATCACCCCATTCATCTGCACGGGCACACGTTCCAGGTGCTCAGGGCCGACGGCAGCCCGGGCGCCCGCAAGGACACCGTCATGGTGCTGCCCAAGCAGAAGCTCGTTGCCCTCCTGGTTGCCGACAATCCCGGAACCTGGGTGATGCACTGCCACAACACCTATCATCAGGTCGCGGGAATGATGACCCGCCTGGACTACGTCTTCTGA